In Pontibacillus yanchengensis, the following are encoded in one genomic region:
- the panC gene encoding pantoate--beta-alanine ligase, with protein MKIVKSIRDMQSYMFHLKKSGKSIGFVPTMGYLHEGHQQLMTKAREENDIVVTSIFVNPLQFGPNEDYERYPRDEVHDTNIAEKEQVDILFYPHVNEMYPKDQTIKMTVHQRVNVLCGQSRPGHFDGVVTILAKLFNIVYPDYVYFGMKDAQQVAVVDALVQDYNFPVQLRPIATVREQDGLAKSSRNVNLSNQERNEAPYIYQALLHGQELIREGEHDAQGIIQEVSHFIHTHTHGKIDYVDLLSYPDLERVNQLHEQVILAVAVYFKHARLIDNVVLDQDGSFATAIV; from the coding sequence ATGAAGATTGTTAAGTCTATACGTGACATGCAATCCTATATGTTCCATTTGAAAAAATCAGGTAAATCCATTGGCTTCGTTCCCACAATGGGGTATCTTCATGAAGGTCATCAACAACTGATGACGAAAGCTCGGGAGGAGAATGATATTGTCGTGACAAGCATTTTTGTTAATCCTCTTCAATTTGGACCAAATGAAGATTACGAACGATACCCTCGAGATGAAGTGCATGATACAAATATAGCAGAAAAGGAACAAGTAGATATATTATTTTATCCTCATGTAAATGAAATGTATCCAAAGGATCAAACGATCAAAATGACAGTTCATCAAAGGGTGAATGTCTTATGTGGGCAAAGTCGTCCGGGTCATTTTGATGGTGTTGTTACAATATTAGCTAAGTTATTTAATATAGTATATCCTGACTATGTTTATTTCGGTATGAAAGATGCCCAACAGGTAGCTGTAGTTGATGCACTAGTGCAAGATTATAACTTCCCTGTCCAACTCAGACCAATTGCTACTGTTAGAGAACAAGATGGACTTGCTAAGAGTAGCCGAAATGTAAATTTATCTAATCAGGAGCGGAATGAGGCACCTTACATTTACCAAGCTCTTCTTCATGGTCAAGAACTCATTCGAGAAGGTGAACATGATGCACAGGGGATTATTCAGGAAGTTTCTCATTTCATTCATACACACACCCATGGTAAAATAGATTATGTTGATCTCTTGTCATACCCTGATTTGGAGCGTGTGAACCAACTTCATGAACAAGTGATACTCGCTGTTGCTGTGTATTTTAAGCACGCTCGGCTTATAGATAACGTGGTATTAGATCAAGACGGTTCGTTTGCAACAGCAATCGTATAG
- the panD gene encoding aspartate 1-decarboxylase, which translates to MFRTMMKSKIHRARVTEANLNYVGSITIDTHILDQVGILPHEQVQIVNNNNGARLETYVIPGERHSGVVCLNGAAARLVQPDDIVIIVSYAMLDEHELATFKPKVALMNENNGIDEIIEQEPPLTEM; encoded by the coding sequence ATGTTTCGCACCATGATGAAATCAAAGATTCATCGTGCCCGCGTTACAGAAGCAAATCTGAATTACGTAGGCAGTATCACCATTGATACACATATTTTAGATCAAGTAGGTATTTTACCACATGAACAAGTACAAATTGTGAATAATAATAACGGAGCTCGTCTAGAAACGTATGTTATACCTGGGGAGCGACATAGTGGAGTAGTATGTTTAAACGGAGCTGCTGCTCGTCTTGTACAACCAGATGATATTGTCATTATTGTTTCTTATGCTATGTTAGATGAACATGAATTAGCGACTTTTAAACCGAAAGTTGCCTTAATGAATGAGAATAATGGAATTGATGAAATCATTGAACAAGAACCTCCATTAACGGAAATGTAG